From one Thermomicrobiales bacterium genomic stretch:
- the alr gene encoding alanine racemase, translating into MTDSQQGSVDRGVGVSETHATIDLDAYLHNIALLRSMAPAGSAFMAVVKADAYGHGLIGCARAAAEVGCEWLAVARVTEAMRLRAAGITTPTLVLGPPVSSRLAEAIRADVTFAAGSWSMVEALCAAAREAGQPARVHVKVDIGMRRYGFMPDELPTALERLTNMNDLDIDGFFSHFSSADEPGAEPTGEQVSTFSAAVEVARNAGINPRWVHLSNSAGIITGRTGPTNLVRAGAATYGLSPSPEVPCDPRFRPVMSIRSVVTRVSQAPAGVAVSYNAIYRTTNTETLATIAIGYADGIPRPLANQGWFVIGGTPRPIRGRVCMDQTIVGDADGVSEGDQVVVVGPGATGAMTFEDIGPMASTNNYEAATRLTARVPRIYVRDGRAVAREDWLCDTPAQDNE; encoded by the coding sequence GTGACAGATAGTCAGCAGGGGAGCGTCGATCGCGGCGTCGGCGTTTCCGAAACACATGCGACGATTGACCTCGACGCTTATCTACATAATATCGCGCTATTGCGCTCGATGGCGCCGGCCGGATCGGCCTTCATGGCCGTCGTCAAGGCGGACGCCTACGGCCACGGGCTGATCGGTTGCGCCCGCGCAGCCGCTGAGGTGGGTTGCGAGTGGTTGGCGGTTGCGCGAGTCACCGAGGCGATGCGGTTGCGAGCAGCCGGCATTACGACGCCGACACTCGTCCTCGGCCCGCCCGTATCCTCACGTCTCGCCGAAGCGATCCGGGCCGATGTAACCTTCGCCGCCGGAAGCTGGTCGATGGTCGAGGCGCTTTGCGCAGCAGCTCGCGAGGCAGGGCAGCCCGCGCGCGTTCATGTCAAGGTCGACATCGGCATGCGCCGGTACGGTTTCATGCCCGACGAGCTGCCGACGGCTCTCGAACGCCTGACCAACATGAACGATCTGGATATCGACGGATTCTTCAGCCACTTCTCCAGTGCAGACGAACCGGGGGCAGAACCGACTGGCGAGCAGGTATCCACGTTCTCAGCCGCAGTCGAGGTAGCGCGGAACGCGGGCATCAACCCACGTTGGGTCCACCTGTCCAACAGCGCCGGGATCATCACAGGGAGAACCGGACCGACCAATCTCGTCCGTGCGGGCGCCGCGACGTACGGGCTATCGCCATCACCCGAGGTGCCGTGCGATCCACGGTTTCGGCCGGTGATGTCGATTCGTAGCGTCGTGACCCGAGTCAGCCAGGCTCCGGCCGGCGTCGCTGTTTCCTACAACGCGATCTATCGCACGACCAACACTGAGACGCTTGCAACCATTGCAATCGGGTATGCAGATGGAATACCGCGTCCGTTGGCGAATCAGGGTTGGTTCGTGATTGGCGGAACGCCACGGCCAATCCGCGGACGCGTCTGCATGGACCAGACAATCGTCGGCGATGCTGACGGAGTGTCCGAGGGAGACCAGGTCGTCGTCGTTGGGCCAGGAGCAACGGGCGCGATGACATTCGAGGACATCGGTCCGATGGCTTCGACGAACAACTACGAGGCTGCGACCCGCCTTACCGCGCGGGTGCCTCGGATCTATGTCCGCGATGGACGCGCGGTGGCCCGAGAAGACTGGTTGTGCGACACCCCGGCGCAGGACAATGAATAA
- a CDS encoding excisionase family DNA-binding protein: protein MEGERTDYQNVIDEALRIVYSHHHRLVSRLFPDAERPLDMTTLRRGPLGTDLLRLAQLARGEIREPKDRVLEAIDSVLQLLFWPPMAEDYMVPRSFWETPLGGMLSMAKYRAYEPSELVSIGAAAQRLGVTRPTIYRWMDERHLGYVRDEMSGRTFVVQRDVESLLSDASGVV, encoded by the coding sequence GTGGAGGGGGAACGAACCGACTACCAGAACGTCATCGATGAGGCGTTGCGGATCGTCTACAGTCATCATCACCGTTTGGTGAGCCGGCTGTTCCCGGACGCAGAGCGTCCGCTGGATATGACGACACTGAGGCGTGGTCCGCTGGGAACGGATCTACTTCGCCTCGCTCAGCTCGCCCGAGGCGAAATTCGCGAGCCGAAGGATCGGGTGCTCGAAGCAATCGATAGCGTCCTTCAGCTCCTGTTCTGGCCACCGATGGCAGAAGACTACATGGTGCCGCGGTCATTCTGGGAGACGCCGCTGGGCGGAATGCTTTCAATGGCCAAGTATCGTGCATACGAGCCATCGGAACTGGTCTCGATCGGCGCGGCAGCCCAACGCCTGGGCGTCACCCGGCCGACGATCTATCGCTGGATGGATGAGCGCCATCTCGGATACGTTCGTGACGAGATGTCCGGCCGCACGTTCGTCGTCCAACGCGATGTCGAGTCTCTGCTCAGCGACGCGAGCGGCGTCGTCTAG
- a CDS encoding ABC transporter ATP-binding protein, whose translation MRVIWRILTYLKPYPLSLVVAYVCLFVATGAQLAVPRLVQRVIDHGIVQNDQHAILTGSLLIIAVVTVQAAFTYVRSYLFQALSERVSTDVRHQLYGHLLTLPFQFFDVAQSGQLMSRATEDVNAIRRFLMFSLRMVIYSVTVFIIVSILLLREHLKLGLLSLAMMPVLAFTALYFSSHVRPMFAKVQQQFGEMSSVLQENLAGTRVVRVFAREDAEIRRFDHSLDELYGRQIEAIRYYSFFFPFMQFLAGASLVIVLWYGGRQVLNGSLSIGTFVAFNLYLTLLAMPLRQLGWIMNSVARAIASGDRIFEIIDTRPAIRNRADAVTLDAPRGDVAFTDVTFTYPNTSRPAVRDVSLSAPAGGVVGLIGATGSGKSTIPSLLARFYEVSHGTVTFDGIDVRTIEIGSLRRNIGFVLQETFLFSSTIHDNIAFGNPTASRAEVETAARIAQAYAFISEMPDGFDTRLGERGVSLSGGQRQRVAIARAICANPRVLVFDDATSSVDTQTEYELQQALARAMAGRTTFIIAQRVSSLKEADEILVFDDGSIVERGTHQGLIAQDGHYARLYELQLKDQEEFVTAAD comes from the coding sequence ATGCGCGTCATCTGGCGCATTCTGACCTATTTGAAACCGTATCCGTTGAGCCTTGTCGTTGCCTATGTATGCCTGTTCGTCGCCACCGGCGCGCAGCTTGCGGTGCCACGGCTCGTTCAGAGAGTGATCGACCATGGGATCGTTCAGAATGATCAGCATGCGATCCTGACAGGGTCACTGCTGATCATCGCCGTCGTGACGGTCCAGGCGGCCTTCACCTATGTCCGCTCATATCTCTTTCAAGCGCTCTCGGAACGCGTCTCGACCGACGTTCGGCATCAGCTTTACGGCCACCTGCTCACCCTGCCGTTCCAGTTTTTCGATGTCGCTCAATCTGGCCAGTTGATGTCTCGCGCGACAGAGGATGTCAACGCCATCCGGCGCTTCCTGATGTTCTCGTTGCGCATGGTGATTTACAGCGTGACAGTGTTCATCATTGTCAGCATCCTGCTCCTGCGCGAACACCTGAAGCTCGGGCTACTTTCGCTCGCGATGATGCCGGTGCTGGCATTCACGGCGCTTTACTTCTCGTCACACGTCAGGCCAATGTTCGCAAAGGTGCAGCAGCAGTTCGGCGAGATGTCGAGTGTGCTGCAGGAGAACCTTGCCGGAACCCGGGTTGTCCGGGTATTCGCGCGCGAGGATGCCGAAATCCGCCGGTTCGATCACTCACTCGACGAGTTGTATGGTCGGCAGATCGAAGCGATTCGCTACTATTCATTCTTCTTCCCATTCATGCAATTCCTTGCTGGCGCGTCGTTGGTGATCGTGCTCTGGTACGGTGGCCGGCAGGTGCTCAACGGGTCTCTCTCGATCGGCACATTTGTCGCGTTCAACCTGTATCTGACGTTGTTGGCGATGCCGCTCCGTCAACTCGGCTGGATCATGAACTCCGTTGCTCGTGCGATTGCATCCGGAGATCGTATCTTCGAGATCATCGACACGCGACCCGCGATCCGCAACCGGGCTGATGCCGTGACGCTGGACGCTCCTCGTGGAGATGTCGCGTTCACCGACGTGACGTTCACCTACCCGAATACTTCACGCCCCGCGGTTCGCGACGTCAGCCTCTCCGCGCCGGCCGGCGGCGTCGTCGGCCTGATCGGCGCTACCGGCAGCGGCAAGAGCACGATTCCCAGCCTGCTGGCCAGGTTCTACGAGGTGTCGCACGGTACGGTGACTTTCGATGGCATCGATGTGCGCACGATCGAGATCGGGAGCTTGCGGCGAAACATCGGGTTCGTGCTTCAGGAGACGTTTCTGTTCTCCTCGACCATCCACGACAACATCGCGTTCGGCAACCCGACCGCATCACGCGCAGAGGTTGAGACGGCGGCTCGAATCGCGCAGGCCTACGCGTTCATTAGCGAGATGCCAGACGGGTTTGACACTCGGCTCGGCGAACGCGGTGTGTCGCTTTCGGGCGGCCAACGACAGCGCGTCGCAATCGCACGGGCAATCTGCGCCAATCCCCGCGTCCTCGTCTTCGACGACGCGACATCCAGTGTCGACACTCAGACTGAATACGAGCTTCAGCAGGCTCTCGCGCGTGCGATGGCCGGTCGCACGACGTTCATCATCGCCCAGCGTGTCTCCAGTCTGAAGGAAGCCGACGAGATACTCGTCTTTGACGATGGGAGCATCGTCGAACGCGGGACACACCAGGGACTCATCGCGCAGGATGGCCACTATGCCCGTCTGTACGAGCTGCAGCTCAAGGATCAGGAGGAGTTCGTCACTGCGGCCGATTAG
- a CDS encoding ABC transporter ATP-binding protein, translating into MYQATDPDDLLGRAYDSRITRRLISQVGPYKRPAVIAVALILIVTFLELSIPFMFGLAVDIVTNAISGTTGRTFFGHAGATGLNLLGAAFLVVLVLRFLASYFEMFLMGQVGQRIVYDLRASMFARIQRLGIRYIDRRGVGSIMSRIQNDVSVIDQLFSDGLVDILSQVALLVGIIVLMWMTNWQLALVSFALLPVMVVLMVFWRRKAILTYRTTRITIGRVNAFLAENIAGMRVIQSFTREPRNLKTFTGINDENLDANIDAARLSAFLFPFVTFIEYVTIALVLYVGGRMVGGVAFTVGELVTFVAYVGRFYDPINQLSQAYNTLQAATAAGERIYTILDTESEITDAPNAVVLPRIEGHVVFDSVRFGYEEAEVLHDINLDVQPGESIAFVGETGAGKSSMINLLTRFYDVRDGAIRIDGHDLRDVTQESLRSQLGVVPQDTFLFAGTIRDNILFARPDASEEEMIATAKAVGAHDFIVNLPGGYDAEVHERGATLSVGQRQLLSFARALISDPRIIILDEATSSVDTETELIIQGALHTLLANRTSFMIAHRLSTIREASRVVVLDHGRVIEIGSHDELLERQGAYHKLYTMQFRTTAAAAD; encoded by the coding sequence ATGTACCAAGCGACAGATCCTGACGATCTCCTCGGCAGAGCGTACGACAGCCGCATAACACGACGCCTCATCTCCCAGGTCGGGCCGTATAAACGCCCTGCGGTAATCGCAGTGGCGCTGATCCTGATCGTCACCTTCCTGGAGCTGTCGATCCCGTTTATGTTCGGGCTCGCGGTCGACATCGTCACCAACGCGATTAGTGGGACGACTGGGCGCACGTTTTTCGGCCACGCGGGAGCCACTGGGCTGAATCTGCTCGGCGCCGCCTTCCTCGTCGTGCTGGTGCTTCGGTTTCTTGCAAGCTACTTCGAGATGTTCCTCATGGGCCAGGTCGGTCAGCGCATTGTGTACGATCTGCGCGCGTCGATGTTTGCTCGTATTCAACGACTCGGTATTCGATATATCGACCGCCGCGGTGTCGGGTCGATCATGTCGCGGATCCAGAACGATGTCTCCGTCATCGACCAGCTGTTCTCCGACGGTCTCGTCGACATCCTCTCTCAGGTGGCGCTGCTGGTGGGGATCATCGTCCTCATGTGGATGACGAACTGGCAACTGGCGCTGGTCTCGTTCGCGCTGCTGCCCGTCATGGTCGTGCTGATGGTGTTCTGGCGTCGGAAGGCTATCCTGACGTACCGCACGACCCGAATCACGATCGGCCGCGTGAACGCGTTCCTTGCCGAGAATATCGCCGGTATGCGAGTGATCCAGTCATTTACCCGTGAGCCGCGCAATCTGAAAACGTTCACCGGCATCAACGACGAGAACCTCGACGCCAACATCGATGCGGCGCGGTTGTCCGCATTCCTCTTTCCGTTCGTCACCTTCATCGAATACGTGACGATTGCGCTTGTGTTGTATGTCGGTGGGCGGATGGTCGGCGGAGTCGCCTTTACCGTTGGGGAGCTCGTCACATTCGTCGCCTACGTCGGGCGCTTCTACGATCCGATTAACCAGCTGTCACAGGCCTACAACACGCTCCAGGCGGCAACCGCTGCGGGTGAGCGGATTTACACGATTCTCGATACCGAGAGCGAGATCACCGACGCTCCAAACGCGGTCGTGCTTCCGCGCATTGAAGGACACGTTGTCTTCGATAGCGTCCGGTTCGGCTACGAAGAGGCCGAGGTGCTGCACGATATCAACCTCGATGTCCAGCCAGGCGAGTCCATCGCATTCGTTGGGGAGACTGGCGCCGGCAAGTCGTCGATGATCAACCTGCTGACACGTTTCTACGACGTGCGAGACGGCGCAATCCGCATCGACGGACACGACCTCCGCGATGTCACGCAGGAGTCACTCCGCTCCCAGCTGGGTGTTGTCCCGCAAGACACCTTCCTGTTCGCCGGCACCATTCGCGACAACATCCTGTTCGCGCGCCCGGACGCATCCGAAGAAGAGATGATTGCCACAGCGAAGGCGGTCGGCGCGCACGACTTCATCGTCAACCTTCCCGGTGGATACGACGCCGAGGTCCACGAGCGAGGAGCAACACTCTCAGTCGGTCAACGTCAGCTACTCTCCTTTGCCCGCGCGCTCATTTCCGATCCGCGGATCATCATTCTCGATGAGGCAACATCCAGCGTCGATACGGAAACCGAGCTCATTATTCAGGGCGCGTTGCACACGCTACTCGCTAACCGGACATCGTTCATGATCGCTCACCGGCTATCGACGATCCGTGAGGCCAGTCGAGTTGTCGTCCTCGATCACGGACGGGTCATCGAAATCGGCTCCCATGACGAACTGCTTGAGCGACAGGGCGCTTATCACAAGCTCTATACGATGCAGTTCCGTACTACGGCCGCCGCCGCCGACTAG
- a CDS encoding MBL fold metallo-hydrolase has translation MRLVSLGSGSSGNGFLLDTGNAAMLIDCGVGVRTIQAALRDFDVHDRLSAIIVSHEHIDHIRSVDSIARRTGSPIVTTRGTFQAIRSERPFSPRSAGEHFAEAGVEIRFVSVSHDAAEPCGFVIDDGKTRIAIFTDLGYVGESVVDAIRDADIIVLESNYDRRMLRSGPYPARLKRRIESPTGHLSNDDCAAALVSLTTARTRAIWLAHLSDKNNSAAIALASAREAIALAGYATPVGVLDRFERTDVTSLPAIQLSLGMGV, from the coding sequence ATGCGACTCGTCTCGCTGGGCTCTGGCAGCAGCGGCAACGGCTTTCTTCTCGACACCGGTAACGCGGCGATGCTCATTGATTGCGGTGTCGGAGTCCGGACGATCCAGGCCGCGCTCCGCGACTTCGACGTTCACGACCGGCTCTCCGCAATCATCGTAAGTCACGAACATATCGACCATATCCGGTCGGTTGATTCGATTGCCCGACGCACCGGCAGCCCGATCGTCACGACGCGCGGCACATTCCAGGCGATTCGTTCGGAGCGACCCTTCAGCCCACGGTCGGCCGGCGAACATTTCGCCGAAGCGGGGGTCGAGATCCGGTTCGTGTCCGTGTCCCACGATGCGGCTGAACCGTGTGGCTTCGTCATTGACGACGGCAAGACCCGAATCGCGATTTTCACCGATCTGGGCTACGTCGGGGAGTCGGTGGTCGACGCCATACGTGACGCCGATATCATCGTGCTTGAATCAAACTACGACCGCCGGATGCTTCGATCCGGCCCCTACCCTGCCCGATTGAAGCGACGTATCGAAAGCCCGACCGGTCACCTGAGCAATGATGATTGCGCCGCTGCCCTGGTTTCCCTCACAACTGCTCGCACGAGGGCGATCTGGCTGGCTCACCTGTCGGACAAGAACAACTCGGCCGCGATTGCTCTTGCCAGCGCTCGCGAGGCGATTGCGTTGGCAGGGTATGCGACGCCGGTCGGCGTGCTCGACCGATTCGAGCGCACCGACGTGACATCTCTTCCCGCTATTCAGCTATCACTGGGCATGGGGGTCTGA
- a CDS encoding YggS family pyridoxal phosphate-dependent enzyme: MTSIITDIAARIAAVEGRITLAAERAGRDPSEITLVGVSKTVGRADVDAAYAAGMRHFGENRIQDALVKFEDSPDDLVLHLIGSLQTNKVRHAVGRFQLIHSVDRLSLVDALQARCEAAGVIQPILLQVNVAREEQKHGCDPDDAAAMVEAVLARKNLELRGLMTMAPLTATPEEARPVFAELRQLRDRLKRDFPGSNLADLSMGMTNDYEVAVEEGATIVRVGRAIFAPPPGA; encoded by the coding sequence GTGACATCAATCATCACCGACATCGCCGCGCGAATTGCTGCGGTCGAGGGGCGAATCACGCTCGCCGCCGAGCGGGCCGGCCGCGATCCCAGCGAGATTACGCTCGTCGGAGTGAGCAAGACCGTTGGCCGGGCGGACGTCGACGCGGCATACGCGGCCGGCATGCGTCACTTCGGCGAGAATCGTATCCAGGACGCCCTCGTCAAGTTCGAGGACTCGCCCGACGACCTGGTGCTTCATCTGATCGGCAGCTTGCAGACCAACAAGGTGCGTCACGCAGTTGGGCGATTCCAGCTCATCCACTCAGTCGACCGGCTCTCGCTGGTCGATGCTCTCCAGGCACGATGCGAGGCTGCCGGTGTGATCCAGCCGATCCTCCTGCAAGTGAATGTGGCCCGCGAGGAGCAGAAGCACGGATGCGACCCTGATGACGCGGCAGCCATGGTTGAGGCGGTGCTGGCCCGTAAGAACCTCGAGCTGCGTGGGTTGATGACGATGGCGCCTTTGACTGCGACACCGGAAGAAGCTCGCCCGGTGTTCGCCGAATTACGGCAGCTTCGCGACCGCCTGAAGCGTGACTTCCCGGGTTCCAACCTGGCGGACCTGTCGATGGGGATGACGAACGACTACGAGGTGGCCGTCGAGGAAGGCGCAACGATCGTGCGAGTCGGGCGAGCGATCTTCGCGCCGCCGCCGGGAGCATGA
- the pgeF gene encoding peptidoglycan editing factor PgeF, producing MSSNGRVAFRFTSLAEQPIAHGMSGRRRGDGHDGDVGHGRGTTAEIIEANRTDFLNEVSIEPASLTIGRQTHGSRVEIVDRDSRGRGRYPAFDGFPATDALVTADPSVALGVIVADCVPLVLYDPVRHAVGVVHAGWRGTVAGIAPAAVETMRDAFGSSPADLLVGIGPSIGPCCYEVGVEVADAWRASGLDPNGEAISSGGTHFDLWAANMRALASVGVAEGNVEISGGCVRCQIDRFFSYRAAARGVAMAGRMLMVAKLSERGRP from the coding sequence ATGAGCTCCAACGGGCGCGTCGCCTTCCGGTTCACATCACTCGCCGAGCAACCGATTGCCCACGGCATGAGTGGCCGCCGTCGTGGTGACGGCCACGACGGCGATGTGGGCCATGGCCGGGGAACGACTGCCGAGATCATCGAGGCCAACCGGACCGACTTTTTGAACGAGGTATCGATCGAGCCCGCGTCGCTGACGATTGGCCGGCAAACGCACGGCTCACGAGTCGAAATCGTCGACCGTGATAGTCGTGGACGTGGCCGATATCCCGCGTTCGACGGCTTCCCGGCGACCGATGCTCTGGTCACGGCCGATCCCTCGGTCGCGCTAGGAGTCATCGTCGCCGATTGTGTCCCGCTCGTTCTCTACGACCCTGTCAGGCACGCGGTCGGCGTCGTCCATGCTGGCTGGCGCGGCACGGTGGCCGGCATTGCCCCGGCGGCAGTCGAGACTATGCGCGATGCGTTCGGATCCAGCCCAGCAGATCTTCTCGTCGGTATCGGTCCGTCGATCGGCCCGTGTTGCTACGAGGTTGGCGTGGAGGTAGCCGATGCCTGGCGCGCCAGTGGCCTGGACCCGAATGGCGAGGCCATCTCCTCCGGCGGAACGCACTTCGATCTCTGGGCCGCCAATATGCGGGCGCTCGCCTCGGTGGGTGTCGCTGAGGGCAATGTCGAAATCAGCGGCGGTTGTGTTCGCTGCCAGATCGACCGATTCTTCTCCTATCGCGCTGCGGCGCGTGGCGTGGCGATGGCTGGTCGTATGCTAATGGTGGCGAAGTTGTCCGAGAGGGGCCGACCGTGA
- a CDS encoding fused MFS/spermidine synthase has protein sequence MVSASHSISHRRPAWLDPRAAVLSTIVFVGGICSIAVETSASRLVGPYFGSSTFIWANLIGLTLLYLTIGYFLGGKIADRYPEPAVLYTLTAVAGFSVAFIPMLSRPILEISLAAFDNVSVGAFYGSLLGTMLLFAVPVTLLGCVSPFAVRLRLDDVAAAGNTAGSLYALSTVGSIIGSFLPTFLLIPVFGTRTTFLILASAMLIPSLLALAAVPAVREVALSVAMLLVVALVPVIQPAGLIRPPEYGRVIYEAETRYNYVQVIQYQDETRLALNEGHATHSIYSPNRELTGGPWDYFMVGSYFNANATPDDVNSLLLVGLAAGTVAQQFTAAYGPIPIDGVEIDGEIVDIGRKFFNMNEPNLNVVVDDGRYYLSRSEKKYDVIGVDAYRQPYIPFHLTTREFFQSASDHLNDDGVVVLNAGRTTTDFRLVDVMASTMASVFPNVYIIDVARFTNSMVIATKQPTDIASFAANIANIPEGSLIRQVGDIAIETGNIREWTGHDRVFTDDLAPVELVVDQIILRAATEER, from the coding sequence GTGGTATCCGCATCACACAGTATTTCTCACCGCCGGCCGGCCTGGCTCGATCCGCGGGCTGCCGTGCTATCGACGATTGTCTTCGTCGGTGGCATCTGCAGTATTGCCGTCGAGACGAGCGCCTCCCGTCTGGTTGGCCCGTATTTCGGGTCGTCGACCTTCATCTGGGCAAACCTGATCGGCCTGACGCTCCTCTACCTGACGATCGGCTACTTCCTCGGAGGCAAGATCGCCGATCGCTACCCTGAGCCCGCGGTTCTGTACACACTGACGGCTGTTGCCGGGTTCAGTGTGGCCTTCATTCCGATGCTGTCACGGCCAATTCTCGAGATCTCGCTGGCTGCGTTCGACAACGTGTCGGTCGGCGCGTTCTACGGGTCGTTGCTTGGAACGATGTTGCTCTTTGCGGTCCCGGTGACGTTGCTCGGCTGTGTCTCGCCGTTCGCCGTCCGATTACGGCTCGACGATGTCGCCGCCGCCGGTAACACCGCCGGATCGCTGTACGCGCTCTCGACGGTCGGCTCGATCATCGGAAGCTTCCTGCCGACGTTTCTTCTGATTCCGGTGTTTGGAACCCGAACGACATTCCTTATTCTTGCGTCGGCGATGCTCATCCCGTCGCTGCTGGCGTTAGCGGCGGTCCCGGCGGTCCGTGAAGTCGCGCTGTCAGTGGCGATGTTGCTCGTCGTGGCGCTGGTCCCGGTGATTCAGCCGGCCGGCCTGATTCGTCCCCCTGAATATGGCCGAGTCATCTACGAGGCGGAGACGCGCTACAACTACGTTCAGGTGATTCAGTATCAGGACGAGACCCGGCTGGCTCTCAACGAGGGTCACGCCACCCACTCGATCTATTCACCCAACCGGGAGTTGACGGGTGGCCCGTGGGACTACTTCATGGTCGGTTCCTACTTCAACGCCAACGCGACCCCCGACGATGTTAACAGTCTGCTCCTGGTCGGCCTTGCCGCTGGCACGGTGGCCCAGCAGTTCACCGCCGCATACGGTCCAATACCGATTGACGGGGTTGAGATCGATGGCGAGATTGTCGACATTGGCCGCAAGTTCTTCAACATGAACGAACCGAACCTCAACGTCGTCGTCGATGATGGCCGCTACTACCTGAGCCGCAGCGAAAAGAAGTACGACGTTATTGGTGTAGACGCGTACCGTCAGCCGTACATTCCGTTTCACCTGACGACCCGGGAGTTCTTTCAGTCGGCGAGCGACCATCTGAACGACGATGGCGTGGTCGTGCTGAACGCCGGCCGCACGACGACCGACTTCCGCCTGGTCGATGTCATGGCCTCGACGATGGCGTCGGTCTTCCCGAACGTCTACATCATCGATGTCGCACGGTTCACCAACAGCATGGTAATCGCCACCAAGCAGCCGACCGACATCGCCAGCTTCGCAGCGAATATCGCGAATATTCCTGAAGGATCTCTGATTCGCCAGGTCGGCGATATCGCGATCGAGACGGGTAATATCCGCGAATGGACAGGTCATGACCGCGTCTTCACCGACGACCTGGCGCCGGTCGAGCTTGTCGTCGATCAGATCATCCTGCGCGCTGCGACGGAGGAGAGATGA
- a CDS encoding thiamine pyrophosphate-binding protein: MTISVGSRVRGGVAIMQALEANGVDTVFGIPGVHNLDLYDVLIDHPTITNILARHEQGAGFMADGYYRTTGKPGIALIVTGPGVTNVATAVGEAFADSSNIFIIATNLERKYLDSLEGNLHEITDQMSVMRPFVKWAKRVMSAAEIPAAMNEAFAALGTGRPRPVYLEVPIDVMAEELDLGEIVAAPVAPAVDISAEIEHAATLIASASNVMIFAGGGAVSIEASARVTRLAEALGAPVVMSLMGKGAIPEDHPYAVGSFGYRWTADNPTTEIMRGSDLAIVVGSGLGVRTTGEATMPLPANIIHIDIDPSEHGKRYDTTVSIVADAAATLDQLLAKVDAGSLPKHRWDERTVAQVRDRLQEPADVRTAGYVQYIDALRAGMDRDAILCNDMTMMAYEGVRYFPIYEPRTYTFPRGFGTLGSAMPTAIGAKVACPDKQVVSMTGDGGFQFTMEEIGAAVHHRIPVTMVIFNDATHSAVKVAQRRTYPGRYVAVDLVNPDYVKLAEAYGIEGIRANSPEELTSALERSKSSDMPVIIDVPIDLESY; this comes from the coding sequence ATGACGATCTCTGTTGGAAGCCGTGTGCGCGGCGGCGTCGCGATCATGCAGGCGTTAGAGGCAAACGGCGTCGACACGGTTTTCGGGATTCCCGGTGTGCATAACCTGGACCTCTACGATGTCCTCATCGACCACCCGACGATTACCAATATTCTCGCGCGGCACGAGCAGGGCGCCGGGTTCATGGCCGACGGCTACTACCGGACGACCGGGAAGCCGGGTATCGCGCTGATCGTTACCGGTCCCGGCGTTACGAACGTCGCGACCGCGGTGGGTGAAGCGTTTGCCGACTCGTCGAACATCTTCATTATCGCGACGAACCTCGAGCGCAAATATCTCGACAGCCTCGAAGGCAACCTGCACGAGATCACCGACCAGATGTCGGTGATGCGGCCGTTCGTCAAGTGGGCGAAGCGTGTTATGAGCGCCGCCGAGATTCCGGCTGCGATGAACGAAGCATTCGCAGCGCTTGGCACAGGCAGACCTCGGCCAGTCTATCTGGAGGTGCCGATCGATGTCATGGCCGAAGAGCTCGACCTCGGGGAGATCGTCGCTGCTCCGGTGGCGCCGGCCGTCGATATCTCCGCGGAGATCGAACACGCGGCAACGCTCATTGCCAGCGCCTCGAACGTGATGATCTTCGCCGGCGGCGGCGCGGTGTCGATTGAGGCATCTGCTCGCGTCACCCGACTCGCCGAGGCGCTTGGCGCTCCGGTTGTTATGTCGTTGATGGGCAAGGGAGCAATTCCGGAGGATCATCCCTACGCTGTCGGTTCGTTCGGATACCGCTGGACCGCCGACAACCCGACGACGGAGATCATGCGTGGTAGCGATCTGGCTATCGTTGTCGGGAGTGGGCTTGGCGTGCGCACCACTGGTGAGGCGACGATGCCGCTGCCAGCCAACATCATTCACATCGACATCGACCCGTCGGAGCATGGCAAGCGCTACGATACGACCGTCAGTATCGTCGCCGATGCGGCCGCGACGCTCGACCAGCTGCTCGCCAAAGTCGACGCCGGCTCGCTGCCAAAGCATCGTTGGGACGAGCGCACTGTCGCGCAAGTCCGCGACCGGCTTCAGGAGCCGGCAGATGTAAGGACAGCAGGCTACGTTCAGTACATCGATGCATTGCGGGCCGGGATGGATCGCGACGCCATCCTCTGCAACGATATGACGATGATGGCGTACGAAGGGGTCCGCTACTTCCCGATCTATGAGCCACGCACCTACACGTTCCCACGTGGCTTCGGGACGCTTGGGTCGGCGATGCCCACCGCGATAGGCGCGAAAGTCGCCTGCCCGGACAAGCAGGTCGTCTCGATGACTGGAGATGGCGGCTTCCAGTTCACGATGGAGGAGATCGGCGCGGCAGTCCATCACCGTATTCCAGTGACGATGGTGATCTTCAATGACGCGACCCATAGCGCTGTTAAGGTTGCGCAGCGCCGCACCTACCCTGGCCGTTACGTTGCGGTCGATCTCGTGAATCCGGATTACGTCAAGCTTGCCGAGGCATATGGAATCGAAGGCATTCGCGCGAATTCACCGGAGGAGTTGACCTCGGCGCTGGAACGATCGAAGTCGAGCGACATGCCGGTAATCATCGACGTGCCGATCGATCTGGAGAGCTACTAG